Below is a window of Desulfovermiculus halophilus DSM 18834 DNA.
ACCAGGGTTGTCTTGCCGTGATCAACGTGAGCGATAATGGCGATGTTGCGGATATCTTTGCTCTGCATCAGCTGTTCATCTGTCCTTTTTGATTTGTCCTTGTGCGCCAAGGTCAGTTTCGGGCCCCAAAAATGGGTTTTTTCGCCGCAGCCTAGGGATTTTTAGGGTCTTCGACGTAGTCTGTGGTTTTTTGGAGTTTGCCGTCTCTTCTGGGTGCCCACTTTCTGTGTCGAAGAACCGATTTTTAGAGTTTGCCGACCACGATTTAGCACTCAGCCAGGACCTGCATAACTGGAAACCCGGCCTGGAGCAATGCCAAACAGGCAAAGGTCCTGATCAGGGTGTTTCCCTGGCCCAGCATAAGCTCCAGCTCAGCTTCGGCCTGCCGGGCGCCCAGGATTTGGCAGGCCTGAAAAATGAACTCCTCCCGGTCCGATCCCCGTATCATCTCCGTAATCGCCGGCACTGCGGCCCGGCCGGGGACGTGAGCGAGCATGGAAACCAGGATGGTGATCACACTCTCATCCTCGACCCGGTTTACGGCCTGCAGGATGCGCTGCTCGGCGCACAAACGACCGGCCTCGCCAGGTGAGCTCAGCTCATTCCAGGTGGAAGGAGTTCCCTGCAAGGCGATGAGCCATTCAGTGATCAGGGACTTGAGTCGACCGTCATCCCGGCTGGATCGGAGCCCAAATACTGCGTGCAGGGCTTCGGGAGCAGCAGTTGCCAAGAGGGCCATGCCCGCATATTCTCGGACTGTTCGGCTTTCAGACTCCAAAAGCGGGGTCAGGTCAGGGACCGCATCTCTGCCCTGCCAGGCCAAAGCCAGAGCCAGGTCCATGCACATGTCCGCATCGTGTTCCTGGAGGAGAAGCCCAGTCAGGTACGGGATAGAGGCTGAACCGGAAAACCGCAGACTCTGAACCACGGTCCGCTGCAGCCGAAGGTTTGTCTTCTGGGCATACACATCACGCATATCCCGGCCGTCTGCCCCTCCAAACAGGCCAAGGCCCCACAGGGCAACCGCCCTGGTGTTCACGCTGCGTGTCCGGTCCAGGATCAGGGTGTGCAGGTCGTGTTGGCCTTTGGTCCCCCATGAGCTCAGACCGGCCAGGACGACAGGGGTCCAATAGGCACCTGGAGCCAAAGAGGTCTTGGCCTCCCAATCCGCAAGAAACTGGCTGGCCCGAACATCGCTGAAATCCGCCGGAGCCTCTGTGTACAGGGACCAGATCTGACGGTCAGCTGCACTGGAGGGTTGCCATGAGAGAGTGGCCAGAGCCTGAACCGCGGCCCGGCGTATGTCCGGATCATGGTCGTACAGATAGGTGCGCAGACGATCTGCGTCTTTGGGCTCGTCCTGCACAGACCGGATATGTTCCAGCATCTGCCTTTTGCTCCGGCCGGTCTGGAATTCCCTTTCCGGTATGGACTGAAACTGCTTGACGAGGCGCTGGAATGTTTTCAACATAAGACCTCCCTGGTATCAAGAGGCGAGTGTGTACATGGATGCCGTCCTGACCGGAAGGCAGCTTGGGTCTGAGGCAGTGATCTCTAGGCCGAATGGCGCATTATCTTAAGGAGCACGAGTATGTCGAATGCCCAGGATGTTCTGGCCCCTATCCGTCAGTTCATGTCCAGCAGAACCCTGCTGACTGCCTGTGAACTGGACCTCTTCACCGCCCTGGACCGGACTCCGGACACTGCCCCGGGACTGGCCGAATCCCTGGGAGTCGACCCCAGGGCCTTGACCAGGATCCTGGACTGTCTGGTCACCCTGAATTTCTTGACCAAAAGCCCTGCACAGATCTATCAGCCTGCATCCGCCGGCCGTTTGCTGTCCTCCGACCACGAAGAGACAGTCCTCCCCATGGCCAAGCATCTGGCCCATACCTGGAACAACTGGCATTATCTGACCGAGACTGTGCGCCGGGGGGAAAACCCGCACCAGCAGCACGTGACCAACCTGGACCCAAAGGAGCAGAGATCTTTCATCGGGGCCATGCACGTGGTGGGCCGTGAACTCTCCCGGGACATCGCTGCTGAATACGACGCCTCATTCGCCGGATCTTTGCTGGACATCGGCGGAGGGTCCGGGGTGTACACCACAGCCTTCCTTCAGGCCAATCCGGGACTTAGGGCCGCTGTCTTCGACCTGGAACAGGTCATTCCCCTGACCAGGCAGTTCATCGCCGAGCATGGTCTGGAGGACCGGGTCGACTTTGTCGCCGGGGACTTTTACCTCCACGAGCTCCCTTCGGGGTTCGACCTGGCCCTGCTCTCGGCCATTATTCATCAAAACAGCCGCCAAGAAAACCGGGATCTGTACCGCAAGGTCTACAAGGCCCTGAATCCCGGTGGCAGGCTGTTGATCCGGGATCATATCATGGATGAGGACAGGACCAAACCAGGGGCCGGGGCCATGTTTGCCCTGAACATGCTGGTCAATACCAGGGGCGGGGACACCTATACCTTTGCTGAAGTCCATGATGATCTGCAACAGGCAGGATTTGTCGATATCAAGGACCTGCGCAGCGGGCAGGACTCGTTTGAGCGCATGGACTGCCTGGTTGAAGGACGAAAAAAAGATTCTTGAACTCTGCCGCCGAGTTCCAGAAATGCACGCTTTTCAACTCAGAAAACAAGGCTGGAGACATGTTGCGCACACTTATTCACTACACCATATTTTTCGGCCTCCTGGCCTGTATCCTCCTGGCCCTTCTCGGGTATGTATCCAGGCATCAATCCCCCATAGGGCTTATTGAAGGCCAGTTGATGAACTGCCCGGAGCGGCCGGTGTGCGTCTCCAGCAGACAGGACAAGGATCATCCCTCCTGGGTCCAGCCCCTGAAAATCAACGGCCCGGCAGACGCGGCC
It encodes the following:
- a CDS encoding HEAT repeat domain-containing protein; the protein is MLKTFQRLVKQFQSIPEREFQTGRSKRQMLEHIRSVQDEPKDADRLRTYLYDHDPDIRRAAVQALATLSWQPSSAADRQIWSLYTEAPADFSDVRASQFLADWEAKTSLAPGAYWTPVVLAGLSSWGTKGQHDLHTLILDRTRSVNTRAVALWGLGLFGGADGRDMRDVYAQKTNLRLQRTVVQSLRFSGSASIPYLTGLLLQEHDADMCMDLALALAWQGRDAVPDLTPLLESESRTVREYAGMALLATAAPEALHAVFGLRSSRDDGRLKSLITEWLIALQGTPSTWNELSSPGEAGRLCAEQRILQAVNRVEDESVITILVSMLAHVPGRAAVPAITEMIRGSDREEFIFQACQILGARQAEAELELMLGQGNTLIRTFACLALLQAGFPVMQVLAEC
- a CDS encoding methyltransferase; this encodes MSNAQDVLAPIRQFMSSRTLLTACELDLFTALDRTPDTAPGLAESLGVDPRALTRILDCLVTLNFLTKSPAQIYQPASAGRLLSSDHEETVLPMAKHLAHTWNNWHYLTETVRRGENPHQQHVTNLDPKEQRSFIGAMHVVGRELSRDIAAEYDASFAGSLLDIGGGSGVYTTAFLQANPGLRAAVFDLEQVIPLTRQFIAEHGLEDRVDFVAGDFYLHELPSGFDLALLSAIIHQNSRQENRDLYRKVYKALNPGGRLLIRDHIMDEDRTKPGAGAMFALNMLVNTRGGDTYTFAEVHDDLQQAGFVDIKDLRSGQDSFERMDCLVEGRKKDS